In the Populus trichocarpa isolate Nisqually-1 chromosome 1, P.trichocarpa_v4.1, whole genome shotgun sequence genome, one interval contains:
- the LOC7487812 gene encoding probable N-acetyltransferase HLS1, with product MGCGELKIRSYDVQVHRAGVEDLERRCEVGPTERVLCIDTMGDPICRIRNSPMCKMLVAELGSELVGVIQGSIKLATVHKPPKNIAKLGYVLGLRIAPLHRRKGIGSRLVLELEKWFIANDVDYAYMATEKDNEASVNLFINKLGYANFRTPAILVNPVDHRALRLSSKTEVAKLKVEEAEFLYRKFMTSTEFFPDDIGNILRNKLSLGTWVAYPRGESWDDFGSDGKVLPRSWAMLSVWNSGELFKLRLGKAPLSCFLYTKSSILIDKIFPCFKLPAIPDFLSPFGFYFMYGVHHEGSLSGKLVQHLCQFVHNMATKSKDCKVIVTEVGGKDILRLHIPYWKSLSCPEDLWCIKTLKNEENAIHQLPKAPPTTTSLFVDPREV from the exons ATGGGATGTGGAGAACTTAAAATACGAAGCTATGATGTTCAAGTTCATAGAGCTGGAGTGGAAGATCTTGAGAGAAGATGTGAGGTAGGCCCGACTGAAAGAGTACTCTGCATAGATACCATGGGTGACCCCATCTGTAGAATCAGAAACAGTCCGATGTGCAAGATGCTG GTAGCCGAATTGGGCAGCGAACTGGTTGGTGTCATTCAAGGCTCTATAAAGCTAGCAACCGTTCATAAACCACCAAAGAATATAGCCAAGTTGGGTTATGTGCTAGGCTTAAGAATTGCACCACTTCATCGACGAAAAGGGATCGGATCGAGGCTAGTGCTTGAATTGGAGAAATGGTTCATCGCAAATGATGTTGACTACGCTTACATGGCTACGGAGAAAGATAATGAAGCGTCAGTTAATCTCTTCATAAACAAGCTTGGATATGCCAATTTCAGGACACCGGCGATTCTTGTTAATCCAGTTGATCATCGCGCCTTACGTTTGTCATCAAAAACTGAGGTGGCAAAGCTCAAAGTCGAGGAAGCTGAGTTTCTATATCGCAAGTTCATGACTTCAACAGAGTTTTTCCCTGATGATATAGGGAATATACTGAGAAACAAGCTAAGCTTGGGGACTTGGGTGGCTTATCCCAGAGGTGAGTCATGGGATGATTTTGGTTCAGATGGGAAAGTACTTCCGAGAAGTTGGGCTATGCTTAGTGTATGGAACAGTGGGGAGCTCTTCAAGCTAAGACTAGGGAAAGCGCCCTTATCATGCTTTCTATACACAAAGAGTTCAATATTGATTGATAAAATCTTTCCATGTTTTAAGTTGCCTGCAATACCAGATTTTCTTAGTCCATTTGGATTCTACTTCATGTATGGAGTGCACCATGAAGGATCGTTATCAGGAAAGCTGGTTCAACACTTGTGCCAATTTGTGCACAACATGGCGACAAAGTCCAAAGATTGTAAGGTTATTGTAACAGAAGTTGGCGGTAAGGACATCCTAAGGCTTCACATCCCCTACTGGAAATCACTCTCCTGTCCAGAAGATTTGTGGTGCATAAAGACCTTGAAAAATGAAGAGAACGCAATACATCAATTGCCAAAAGCGCCACCGACAACAACATCCCTTTTTGTAGACCCAAGAGAGGTTtga